The Bradysia coprophila strain Holo2 unplaced genomic scaffold, BU_Bcop_v1 contig_320, whole genome shotgun sequence nucleotide sequence GAATTCAATTGTCTGGCTCGTTTATTCACATCCGACCACATCGCTTCGACGATACAATTTCGCAGAAACATGCCGTCTTGACCCTTTTCCGGGCCTTCGGCCATCGAACGCACCATCAGCATCCAGATGTGCACTTCGGTTATCAAGAACCATGAGTTAAATGTGTTGggcaaattgaattttgaaaatatttcgctgTACTTGACGTTGTCGACCACGCCTGCGTACATTGTATAACCGGATACTTGAAGACGCtgcaattttattacaatttggTTCAGATCACAGAAACTGTGTGCTTTACGCTAAGACTTACCGCCTTTGTGTTATCGATGTTTGTAAACTTTTTGAGGAAACGTTTGATCGGTCCATCTTCATTTTCTGTGCTGACACTAGACGAGGCAAATATATTTCTTGTGTGACTGCTGCACACATATCCAGAATTCAAAGAAGTCAATTTGGACAAAGCTGGCCGTGTAGCGGGTATTCTATTGAGCTCGAAGCTCATTTGAATTAGCTGTACAGgccgagtaaggaaaattataCATTTGTTTGGGTTATCGATTGAACTAGGGTCGATGTTTACCTTTGTACATGGCCGACGTAATACATTCATTATTATTACACCAAGTGAACTGAAACTCAATCGTTGAATTGTAACTAGAAGGATCCTGACCTGATACGCATAGAATCGAGCGTATTCCCACAACTGGTTGTGTAAATCTGTGTAAGAGGAAGAGTTATTGCATTAACTTACACTAAAAAAGCGCTATGACTAATCGAAATAGGAACAGTAGAGTCGAAGTAGCTCTCCGAACTAGCGGTGTTGTGggttgaattcaatttttacctTATTTGCTCATATTTTCATCggaatttcaactttattttggttttgaaagCACGAGAAATAATATACTTCAGCGGGTGATGGAGAAGTAAAAATGTCACAAATGTCATTATCAATATATTGAAGGGTATTGACATGTAGGTGTCGTAGGTGTTCGATAGAGGGAAACGAACAGCCCTTGATTTTGGCAAGGTTATGAAAGAACTGAAAGACTCTCGCGaaagcaaggttctgaaagtacaggttaagacaactgtgagttgatcacgaaggcggtgacacacaaattggtacgcttatatgaaaaatgcaacttaataaagacaaaattctaaattttccaaaaaaatattttctttaagttgatttctcacactatctgtAGTGAGtgcattcataaaatttgatgccATCCGCCTCCGTGGTTG carries:
- the LOC119079260 gene encoding ubiquinol-cytochrome-c reductase complex assembly factor 1-like, producing MNVLRRPCTKLIQMSFELNRIPATRPALSKLTSLNSGYVCSSHTRNIFASSSVSTENEDGPIKRFLKKFTNIDNTKARLQVSGYTMYAGVVDNVKYSEIFSKFNLPNTFNSWFLITEVHIWMLMVRSMAEGPEKGQDGMFLRNCIVEAMWSDVNKRARQLNSGNLSELRKQIETLSDSFRAALITYDEGLMDDDKVLAAALWRRFFEMNCNNYVHLETMVKFVRQQTKQLDSLSRQDFVIKPNVQWINITDL